The proteins below are encoded in one region of Pongo pygmaeus isolate AG05252 chromosome 20, NHGRI_mPonPyg2-v2.0_pri, whole genome shotgun sequence:
- the SHKBP1 gene encoding SH3KBP1-binding protein 1 isoform X1, whose protein sequence is MAAAATAAEGVPSRGPPGEVIHLNVGGKRFSTSRQTLTWIPDSFFSSLLSGRISTLKDETGAIFIDRDPTVFAPILNFLRTKELDPRGVHGSSLLHEAQFYGLTPLVRRLQLREELDRSSCGNVLFNGYLPPPVFPVKRRNRHSLVGPQQLGGRPAPVRRSNTMPPNLGNAGLLGRMLDEKTPPSPSGQPEEPGMVRLVCGHHNWIAVAYTQFLVCYRLKEASGWQLVFSSPRLDWPIERLALTARVHGGALGEHDKMVAAATGSEILLWALQAEGGGSEIGVFHLGVPVEALFFVGNQLIATSHTGRIGVWNAVTKHWQVQEVQPITSYDAAGSFLLLGCNNGSIYYVDVQKFPLRMKDNDLLVSELYRDPAEDGVTALSVYLTPKTSDSGNWIEIAYGTSSGGVRVIVQHPETVGSGPQLFQTFTVHRSPVTKIMLSEKHLISVCADNNHVRTWSVTRFRGMISTQPGSTPLASFKILALESADGHGGCSAGNDIGPYGERDDQQVFIQKVVPSASQLFVRLSSTGQRVCSVRSVDGSPTTAFTVLECEGSRRLGSRPRRYLLTGQANGSLAMWDLTTAMDGLGQAPAGGLTEQELMEQLEHCELAPPAPSAPSRGCLPSPSPRISLTSLHSASSNSSLSGHRGSPSPPQAEARRRGGGSFVERCQELVRSGPDLRRPPTPAPWPSTGLGPPLTPPKVKLNETSF, encoded by the exons ATGGCAGCAGCGGCTACTGCAGCCGAGGGGGTCCCGAGTCGGGGGCCTCCCGGGGAAGTCATTCATCTGAATGTGGGAGGCAAGAG ATTCAGTACCTCTCGCCAGACTCTCACCTGGATCCCAGACTCCTTCTTCTCCAG TCTTCTGAGCGGACGCATCTCGACGCTGAAAGATGAGACCGGAGCA ATCTTCATCGACAGGGACCCTACAGTCTTCGCCCCCATCCTCAACTTCCTGCGCACCAAAGAGTTGGACCCCAG GGGTGTCCACGGTTCCAGCCTCCTCCACGAAGCCCAGTTCTATGGGCTCACTCCTCTGG TTCGTCGCCTGCAGCTTCGAGAGGAATTGGATCGATCTTCTTGCGGAAACGTCCTCTTCAATGGTTACCTGCCCCCACCAG TGTTCCCAGTGAAGCGGCGGAACCGGCACAGCCTCGTGGGGCCTCAGCAGCTAGGAGGACGGCCAGCCCCTGTCCGACGGAGCAACACGATGCCCCCCAACCTTGGCAATGCAGGGCTGCTGGGCCGAATGCTGGATGAGAAAACCCCTCCCTCACCCTCAG GACAACCTGAGGAGCCGGGGATGGTGCGCCTGGTGTGTGGACACCATAACTGGATCGCTGTGGCCTATACCCAGTTTCTAGTCTGTTACAG GTTGAAGGAAGCCTCTGGCTGGCAGCTGGTGTTTTCCAGCCCCCGCCTGGACTGGCCCATCGAACGACTGGCGCTCACAGCCCGGGTGCATGGTGGGGCTTTGGGTGAACATGACAAGATGGTGGCTGCGGCCACCGGCAGCGAGATCCTGCTATGGGCTCTGCAGGCGGAAGGCGGTGGCTCCGAGATAG GGGTCTTCCATCTGGGGGTGCCTGTGGAGGCCTTGTTCTTCGTCGGGAACCAGCTCATTGCTACAAGCCACACGGGGCGCATCGGGGTGTGGAATGCCGTCACCAAGCACTGGCAG GTCCAGGAGGTGCAGCCCATCACCAGTTATGACGCGGCAGgctccttcctcctcctgggctgCAACAACGGCTCCATCTACTATGTGG ATGTGCAGAAGTTCCCCTTGCGCATGAAAGACAACGACCTCCTTGTCAGCGAGCTCTATCGGGACCCGGCGGAGGATGGGGTCACCGCCCTCAGTGTCTACCTCACCCCCAAGACCA GTGACAGTGGGAACTGGATCGAGATCGCCTATGGCACCAGCTCAGGGGGCGTGCGGGTCATCGTGCAGCACCCGGAGACTGTGGGCTCGGGGCCTCAGCTCTTCCAGACCTTCACTGTGCACCGCAGCCCCGTCACCAAGATCATGCTGTCGGAGAAGCACCTCATCTCAG TCTGTGCCGACAACAACCACGTGCGGACATGGTCTGTGACTCGCTTCCGCGGCATGATTTCCACCCAGCCCGGCTCCACCCCACTCGCTTCCTTCAAGATCCTGGCTTTGGAGTCGGCAGATGGGCATGGCGGCTGCAGTGCTGGCAATGACATTG GCCCCTATGGCGAGCGGGACGACCAGCAAGTGTTCATCCAGAAGGTGGTGCCCAGCGCCAGCCAGCTCTTCGTGCGTCTCTCATCTACTGGGCAGCG GGTGTGCTCCGTGCGCTCCGTGGACGGCTCACCCACGACGGCCTTCACAGTGCTGGAGTGTGAGGGCTCCCGGCGGCTCGGCTCTCGGCCCCGGCGCTACCTGCTCACCGGCCAGGCCAACGGCAGCTTGGCCATGTGGGACCTAACCACTGCCATGGACGGCCTCGGCCAGGCCCCTG CAGGTGGCCTGACGGAGCAAGAGCTGATGGAACAGCTGGAACACTGTGAGCTGGCCCCACCGGCTCCCTCAGCTCCCTCTCGGGGCTGtctccccagcccctcaccccGTATCTCCCTCACCAG cctccactcagCCTCCAGCAACAGCTCCTTGTCTGGCCACCGTGGGAGCCCAAGCCCCCCGCAGGCTGAGGCCCGGCGCCGTGGTGGGGGCAGCTTCGTGGAACGCTGCCAGGAACTGGTGCGGAGTGGGCCGGACCTCCGACGGCCACCCACACCAGCCCCTTGGCCCTCCACCGGTCTCGGCCCTCCCCTCACACCTCCCAAGGTGAAGCTcaatgaaacttccttttga
- the SHKBP1 gene encoding SH3KBP1-binding protein 1 isoform X3 codes for MAAAATAAEGVPSRGPPGEVIHLNVGGKRFSTSRQTLTWIPDSFFSSLLSGRISTLKDETGAIFIDRDPTVFAPILNFLRTKELDPRGVHGSSLLHEAQFYGLTPLVRRLQLREELDRSSCGNVLFNGYLPPPVFPVKRRNRHSLVGPQQLGGRPAPVRRSNTMPPNLGNAGLLGRMLDEKTPPSPSGQPEEPGMVRLVCGHHNWIAVAYTQFLVCYRLKEASGWQLVFSSPRLDWPIERLALTARVHGGALGEHDKMVAAATGSEILLWALQAEGGGSEIGDSGNWIEIAYGTSSGGVRVIVQHPETVGSGPQLFQTFTVHRSPVTKIMLSEKHLISVCADNNHVRTWSVTRFRGMISTQPGSTPLASFKILALESADGHGGCSAGNDIGPYGERDDQQVFIQKVVPSASQLFVRLSSTGQRVCSVRSVDGSPTTAFTVLECEGSRRLGSRPRRYLLTGQANGSLAMWDLTTAMDGLGQAPAGGLTEQELMEQLEHCELAPPAPSAPSRGCLPSPSPRISLTSLHSASSNSSLSGHRGSPSPPQAEARRRGGGSFVERCQELVRSGPDLRRPPTPAPWPSTGLGPPLTPPKVKLNETSF; via the exons ATGGCAGCAGCGGCTACTGCAGCCGAGGGGGTCCCGAGTCGGGGGCCTCCCGGGGAAGTCATTCATCTGAATGTGGGAGGCAAGAG ATTCAGTACCTCTCGCCAGACTCTCACCTGGATCCCAGACTCCTTCTTCTCCAG TCTTCTGAGCGGACGCATCTCGACGCTGAAAGATGAGACCGGAGCA ATCTTCATCGACAGGGACCCTACAGTCTTCGCCCCCATCCTCAACTTCCTGCGCACCAAAGAGTTGGACCCCAG GGGTGTCCACGGTTCCAGCCTCCTCCACGAAGCCCAGTTCTATGGGCTCACTCCTCTGG TTCGTCGCCTGCAGCTTCGAGAGGAATTGGATCGATCTTCTTGCGGAAACGTCCTCTTCAATGGTTACCTGCCCCCACCAG TGTTCCCAGTGAAGCGGCGGAACCGGCACAGCCTCGTGGGGCCTCAGCAGCTAGGAGGACGGCCAGCCCCTGTCCGACGGAGCAACACGATGCCCCCCAACCTTGGCAATGCAGGGCTGCTGGGCCGAATGCTGGATGAGAAAACCCCTCCCTCACCCTCAG GACAACCTGAGGAGCCGGGGATGGTGCGCCTGGTGTGTGGACACCATAACTGGATCGCTGTGGCCTATACCCAGTTTCTAGTCTGTTACAG GTTGAAGGAAGCCTCTGGCTGGCAGCTGGTGTTTTCCAGCCCCCGCCTGGACTGGCCCATCGAACGACTGGCGCTCACAGCCCGGGTGCATGGTGGGGCTTTGGGTGAACATGACAAGATGGTGGCTGCGGCCACCGGCAGCGAGATCCTGCTATGGGCTCTGCAGGCGGAAGGCGGTGGCTCCGAGATAG GTGACAGTGGGAACTGGATCGAGATCGCCTATGGCACCAGCTCAGGGGGCGTGCGGGTCATCGTGCAGCACCCGGAGACTGTGGGCTCGGGGCCTCAGCTCTTCCAGACCTTCACTGTGCACCGCAGCCCCGTCACCAAGATCATGCTGTCGGAGAAGCACCTCATCTCAG TCTGTGCCGACAACAACCACGTGCGGACATGGTCTGTGACTCGCTTCCGCGGCATGATTTCCACCCAGCCCGGCTCCACCCCACTCGCTTCCTTCAAGATCCTGGCTTTGGAGTCGGCAGATGGGCATGGCGGCTGCAGTGCTGGCAATGACATTG GCCCCTATGGCGAGCGGGACGACCAGCAAGTGTTCATCCAGAAGGTGGTGCCCAGCGCCAGCCAGCTCTTCGTGCGTCTCTCATCTACTGGGCAGCG GGTGTGCTCCGTGCGCTCCGTGGACGGCTCACCCACGACGGCCTTCACAGTGCTGGAGTGTGAGGGCTCCCGGCGGCTCGGCTCTCGGCCCCGGCGCTACCTGCTCACCGGCCAGGCCAACGGCAGCTTGGCCATGTGGGACCTAACCACTGCCATGGACGGCCTCGGCCAGGCCCCTG CAGGTGGCCTGACGGAGCAAGAGCTGATGGAACAGCTGGAACACTGTGAGCTGGCCCCACCGGCTCCCTCAGCTCCCTCTCGGGGCTGtctccccagcccctcaccccGTATCTCCCTCACCAG cctccactcagCCTCCAGCAACAGCTCCTTGTCTGGCCACCGTGGGAGCCCAAGCCCCCCGCAGGCTGAGGCCCGGCGCCGTGGTGGGGGCAGCTTCGTGGAACGCTGCCAGGAACTGGTGCGGAGTGGGCCGGACCTCCGACGGCCACCCACACCAGCCCCTTGGCCCTCCACCGGTCTCGGCCCTCCCCTCACACCTCCCAAGGTGAAGCTcaatgaaacttccttttga
- the SHKBP1 gene encoding SH3KBP1-binding protein 1 isoform X2 — MAAAATAAEGVPSRGPPGEVIHLNVGGKRFSTSRQTLTWIPDSFFSSLLSGRISTLKDETGAIFIDRDPTVFAPILNFLRTKELDPRGVHGSSLLHEAQFYGLTPLVRRLQLREELDRSSCGNVLFNGYLPPPVFPVKRRNRHSLVGPQQLGGRPAPVRRSNTMPPNLGNAGLLGRMLDEKTPPSPSGQPEEPGMVRLVCGHHNWIAVAYTQFLVCYRLKEASGWQLVFSSPRLDWPIERLALTARVHGGALGEHDKMVAAATGSEILLWALQAEGGGSEIGVFHLGVPVEALFFVGNQLIATSHTGRIGVWNAVTKHWQVQEVQPITSYDAAGSFLLLGCNNGSIYYVDVQKFPLRMKDNDLLVSELYRDPAEDGVTALSVYLTPKTSDSGNWIEIAYGTSSGGVRVIVQHPETVGSGPQLFQTFTVHRSPVTKIMLSEKHLISVCADNNHVRTWSVTRFRGMISTQPGSTPLASFKILALESADGHGGCSAGNDIGPYGERDDQQVFIQKVVPSASQLFVRLSSTGQRVCSVRSVDGSPTTAFTVLECEGSRRLGSRPRRYLLTGQANGSLAMWDLTTAMDGLGQAPGGLTEQELMEQLEHCELAPPAPSAPSRGCLPSPSPRISLTSLHSASSNSSLSGHRGSPSPPQAEARRRGGGSFVERCQELVRSGPDLRRPPTPAPWPSTGLGPPLTPPKVKLNETSF, encoded by the exons ATGGCAGCAGCGGCTACTGCAGCCGAGGGGGTCCCGAGTCGGGGGCCTCCCGGGGAAGTCATTCATCTGAATGTGGGAGGCAAGAG ATTCAGTACCTCTCGCCAGACTCTCACCTGGATCCCAGACTCCTTCTTCTCCAG TCTTCTGAGCGGACGCATCTCGACGCTGAAAGATGAGACCGGAGCA ATCTTCATCGACAGGGACCCTACAGTCTTCGCCCCCATCCTCAACTTCCTGCGCACCAAAGAGTTGGACCCCAG GGGTGTCCACGGTTCCAGCCTCCTCCACGAAGCCCAGTTCTATGGGCTCACTCCTCTGG TTCGTCGCCTGCAGCTTCGAGAGGAATTGGATCGATCTTCTTGCGGAAACGTCCTCTTCAATGGTTACCTGCCCCCACCAG TGTTCCCAGTGAAGCGGCGGAACCGGCACAGCCTCGTGGGGCCTCAGCAGCTAGGAGGACGGCCAGCCCCTGTCCGACGGAGCAACACGATGCCCCCCAACCTTGGCAATGCAGGGCTGCTGGGCCGAATGCTGGATGAGAAAACCCCTCCCTCACCCTCAG GACAACCTGAGGAGCCGGGGATGGTGCGCCTGGTGTGTGGACACCATAACTGGATCGCTGTGGCCTATACCCAGTTTCTAGTCTGTTACAG GTTGAAGGAAGCCTCTGGCTGGCAGCTGGTGTTTTCCAGCCCCCGCCTGGACTGGCCCATCGAACGACTGGCGCTCACAGCCCGGGTGCATGGTGGGGCTTTGGGTGAACATGACAAGATGGTGGCTGCGGCCACCGGCAGCGAGATCCTGCTATGGGCTCTGCAGGCGGAAGGCGGTGGCTCCGAGATAG GGGTCTTCCATCTGGGGGTGCCTGTGGAGGCCTTGTTCTTCGTCGGGAACCAGCTCATTGCTACAAGCCACACGGGGCGCATCGGGGTGTGGAATGCCGTCACCAAGCACTGGCAG GTCCAGGAGGTGCAGCCCATCACCAGTTATGACGCGGCAGgctccttcctcctcctgggctgCAACAACGGCTCCATCTACTATGTGG ATGTGCAGAAGTTCCCCTTGCGCATGAAAGACAACGACCTCCTTGTCAGCGAGCTCTATCGGGACCCGGCGGAGGATGGGGTCACCGCCCTCAGTGTCTACCTCACCCCCAAGACCA GTGACAGTGGGAACTGGATCGAGATCGCCTATGGCACCAGCTCAGGGGGCGTGCGGGTCATCGTGCAGCACCCGGAGACTGTGGGCTCGGGGCCTCAGCTCTTCCAGACCTTCACTGTGCACCGCAGCCCCGTCACCAAGATCATGCTGTCGGAGAAGCACCTCATCTCAG TCTGTGCCGACAACAACCACGTGCGGACATGGTCTGTGACTCGCTTCCGCGGCATGATTTCCACCCAGCCCGGCTCCACCCCACTCGCTTCCTTCAAGATCCTGGCTTTGGAGTCGGCAGATGGGCATGGCGGCTGCAGTGCTGGCAATGACATTG GCCCCTATGGCGAGCGGGACGACCAGCAAGTGTTCATCCAGAAGGTGGTGCCCAGCGCCAGCCAGCTCTTCGTGCGTCTCTCATCTACTGGGCAGCG GGTGTGCTCCGTGCGCTCCGTGGACGGCTCACCCACGACGGCCTTCACAGTGCTGGAGTGTGAGGGCTCCCGGCGGCTCGGCTCTCGGCCCCGGCGCTACCTGCTCACCGGCCAGGCCAACGGCAGCTTGGCCATGTGGGACCTAACCACTGCCATGGACGGCCTCGGCCAGGCCCCTG GTGGCCTGACGGAGCAAGAGCTGATGGAACAGCTGGAACACTGTGAGCTGGCCCCACCGGCTCCCTCAGCTCCCTCTCGGGGCTGtctccccagcccctcaccccGTATCTCCCTCACCAG cctccactcagCCTCCAGCAACAGCTCCTTGTCTGGCCACCGTGGGAGCCCAAGCCCCCCGCAGGCTGAGGCCCGGCGCCGTGGTGGGGGCAGCTTCGTGGAACGCTGCCAGGAACTGGTGCGGAGTGGGCCGGACCTCCGACGGCCACCCACACCAGCCCCTTGGCCCTCCACCGGTCTCGGCCCTCCCCTCACACCTCCCAAGGTGAAGCTcaatgaaacttccttttga
- the SHKBP1 gene encoding SH3KBP1-binding protein 1 isoform X4, giving the protein MPPNLGNAGLLGRMLDEKTPPSPSGQPEEPGMVRLVCGHHNWIAVAYTQFLVCYRLKEASGWQLVFSSPRLDWPIERLALTARVHGGALGEHDKMVAAATGSEILLWALQAEGGGSEIGVFHLGVPVEALFFVGNQLIATSHTGRIGVWNAVTKHWQVQEVQPITSYDAAGSFLLLGCNNGSIYYVDVQKFPLRMKDNDLLVSELYRDPAEDGVTALSVYLTPKTSDSGNWIEIAYGTSSGGVRVIVQHPETVGSGPQLFQTFTVHRSPVTKIMLSEKHLISVCADNNHVRTWSVTRFRGMISTQPGSTPLASFKILALESADGHGGCSAGNDIGPYGERDDQQVFIQKVVPSASQLFVRLSSTGQRVCSVRSVDGSPTTAFTVLECEGSRRLGSRPRRYLLTGQANGSLAMWDLTTAMDGLGQAPAGGLTEQELMEQLEHCELAPPAPSAPSRGCLPSPSPRISLTSLHSASSNSSLSGHRGSPSPPQAEARRRGGGSFVERCQELVRSGPDLRRPPTPAPWPSTGLGPPLTPPKVKLNETSF; this is encoded by the exons ATGCCCCCCAACCTTGGCAATGCAGGGCTGCTGGGCCGAATGCTGGATGAGAAAACCCCTCCCTCACCCTCAG GACAACCTGAGGAGCCGGGGATGGTGCGCCTGGTGTGTGGACACCATAACTGGATCGCTGTGGCCTATACCCAGTTTCTAGTCTGTTACAG GTTGAAGGAAGCCTCTGGCTGGCAGCTGGTGTTTTCCAGCCCCCGCCTGGACTGGCCCATCGAACGACTGGCGCTCACAGCCCGGGTGCATGGTGGGGCTTTGGGTGAACATGACAAGATGGTGGCTGCGGCCACCGGCAGCGAGATCCTGCTATGGGCTCTGCAGGCGGAAGGCGGTGGCTCCGAGATAG GGGTCTTCCATCTGGGGGTGCCTGTGGAGGCCTTGTTCTTCGTCGGGAACCAGCTCATTGCTACAAGCCACACGGGGCGCATCGGGGTGTGGAATGCCGTCACCAAGCACTGGCAG GTCCAGGAGGTGCAGCCCATCACCAGTTATGACGCGGCAGgctccttcctcctcctgggctgCAACAACGGCTCCATCTACTATGTGG ATGTGCAGAAGTTCCCCTTGCGCATGAAAGACAACGACCTCCTTGTCAGCGAGCTCTATCGGGACCCGGCGGAGGATGGGGTCACCGCCCTCAGTGTCTACCTCACCCCCAAGACCA GTGACAGTGGGAACTGGATCGAGATCGCCTATGGCACCAGCTCAGGGGGCGTGCGGGTCATCGTGCAGCACCCGGAGACTGTGGGCTCGGGGCCTCAGCTCTTCCAGACCTTCACTGTGCACCGCAGCCCCGTCACCAAGATCATGCTGTCGGAGAAGCACCTCATCTCAG TCTGTGCCGACAACAACCACGTGCGGACATGGTCTGTGACTCGCTTCCGCGGCATGATTTCCACCCAGCCCGGCTCCACCCCACTCGCTTCCTTCAAGATCCTGGCTTTGGAGTCGGCAGATGGGCATGGCGGCTGCAGTGCTGGCAATGACATTG GCCCCTATGGCGAGCGGGACGACCAGCAAGTGTTCATCCAGAAGGTGGTGCCCAGCGCCAGCCAGCTCTTCGTGCGTCTCTCATCTACTGGGCAGCG GGTGTGCTCCGTGCGCTCCGTGGACGGCTCACCCACGACGGCCTTCACAGTGCTGGAGTGTGAGGGCTCCCGGCGGCTCGGCTCTCGGCCCCGGCGCTACCTGCTCACCGGCCAGGCCAACGGCAGCTTGGCCATGTGGGACCTAACCACTGCCATGGACGGCCTCGGCCAGGCCCCTG CAGGTGGCCTGACGGAGCAAGAGCTGATGGAACAGCTGGAACACTGTGAGCTGGCCCCACCGGCTCCCTCAGCTCCCTCTCGGGGCTGtctccccagcccctcaccccGTATCTCCCTCACCAG cctccactcagCCTCCAGCAACAGCTCCTTGTCTGGCCACCGTGGGAGCCCAAGCCCCCCGCAGGCTGAGGCCCGGCGCCGTGGTGGGGGCAGCTTCGTGGAACGCTGCCAGGAACTGGTGCGGAGTGGGCCGGACCTCCGACGGCCACCCACACCAGCCCCTTGGCCCTCCACCGGTCTCGGCCCTCCCCTCACACCTCCCAAGGTGAAGCTcaatgaaacttccttttga
- the SHKBP1 gene encoding SH3KBP1-binding protein 1 isoform X5, giving the protein MPPNLGNAGLLGRMLDEKTPPSPSGQPEEPGMVRLVCGHHNWIAVAYTQFLVCYRLKEASGWQLVFSSPRLDWPIERLALTARVHGGALGEHDKMVAAATGSEILLWALQAEGGGSEIGVFHLGVPVEALFFVGNQLIATSHTGRIGVWNAVTKHWQVQEVQPITSYDAAGSFLLLGCNNGSIYYVDVQKFPLRMKDNDLLVSELYRDPAEDGVTALSVYLTPKTSDSGNWIEIAYGTSSGGVRVIVQHPETVGSGPQLFQTFTVHRSPVTKIMLSEKHLISVCADNNHVRTWSVTRFRGMISTQPGSTPLASFKILALESADGHGGCSAGNDIGPYGERDDQQVFIQKVVPSASQLFVRLSSTGQRVCSVRSVDGSPTTAFTVLECEGSRRLGSRPRRYLLTGQANGSLAMWDLTTAMDGLGQAPGGLTEQELMEQLEHCELAPPAPSAPSRGCLPSPSPRISLTSLHSASSNSSLSGHRGSPSPPQAEARRRGGGSFVERCQELVRSGPDLRRPPTPAPWPSTGLGPPLTPPKVKLNETSF; this is encoded by the exons ATGCCCCCCAACCTTGGCAATGCAGGGCTGCTGGGCCGAATGCTGGATGAGAAAACCCCTCCCTCACCCTCAG GACAACCTGAGGAGCCGGGGATGGTGCGCCTGGTGTGTGGACACCATAACTGGATCGCTGTGGCCTATACCCAGTTTCTAGTCTGTTACAG GTTGAAGGAAGCCTCTGGCTGGCAGCTGGTGTTTTCCAGCCCCCGCCTGGACTGGCCCATCGAACGACTGGCGCTCACAGCCCGGGTGCATGGTGGGGCTTTGGGTGAACATGACAAGATGGTGGCTGCGGCCACCGGCAGCGAGATCCTGCTATGGGCTCTGCAGGCGGAAGGCGGTGGCTCCGAGATAG GGGTCTTCCATCTGGGGGTGCCTGTGGAGGCCTTGTTCTTCGTCGGGAACCAGCTCATTGCTACAAGCCACACGGGGCGCATCGGGGTGTGGAATGCCGTCACCAAGCACTGGCAG GTCCAGGAGGTGCAGCCCATCACCAGTTATGACGCGGCAGgctccttcctcctcctgggctgCAACAACGGCTCCATCTACTATGTGG ATGTGCAGAAGTTCCCCTTGCGCATGAAAGACAACGACCTCCTTGTCAGCGAGCTCTATCGGGACCCGGCGGAGGATGGGGTCACCGCCCTCAGTGTCTACCTCACCCCCAAGACCA GTGACAGTGGGAACTGGATCGAGATCGCCTATGGCACCAGCTCAGGGGGCGTGCGGGTCATCGTGCAGCACCCGGAGACTGTGGGCTCGGGGCCTCAGCTCTTCCAGACCTTCACTGTGCACCGCAGCCCCGTCACCAAGATCATGCTGTCGGAGAAGCACCTCATCTCAG TCTGTGCCGACAACAACCACGTGCGGACATGGTCTGTGACTCGCTTCCGCGGCATGATTTCCACCCAGCCCGGCTCCACCCCACTCGCTTCCTTCAAGATCCTGGCTTTGGAGTCGGCAGATGGGCATGGCGGCTGCAGTGCTGGCAATGACATTG GCCCCTATGGCGAGCGGGACGACCAGCAAGTGTTCATCCAGAAGGTGGTGCCCAGCGCCAGCCAGCTCTTCGTGCGTCTCTCATCTACTGGGCAGCG GGTGTGCTCCGTGCGCTCCGTGGACGGCTCACCCACGACGGCCTTCACAGTGCTGGAGTGTGAGGGCTCCCGGCGGCTCGGCTCTCGGCCCCGGCGCTACCTGCTCACCGGCCAGGCCAACGGCAGCTTGGCCATGTGGGACCTAACCACTGCCATGGACGGCCTCGGCCAGGCCCCTG GTGGCCTGACGGAGCAAGAGCTGATGGAACAGCTGGAACACTGTGAGCTGGCCCCACCGGCTCCCTCAGCTCCCTCTCGGGGCTGtctccccagcccctcaccccGTATCTCCCTCACCAG cctccactcagCCTCCAGCAACAGCTCCTTGTCTGGCCACCGTGGGAGCCCAAGCCCCCCGCAGGCTGAGGCCCGGCGCCGTGGTGGGGGCAGCTTCGTGGAACGCTGCCAGGAACTGGTGCGGAGTGGGCCGGACCTCCGACGGCCACCCACACCAGCCCCTTGGCCCTCCACCGGTCTCGGCCCTCCCCTCACACCTCCCAAGGTGAAGCTcaatgaaacttccttttga